In Marivirga salinae, a single window of DNA contains:
- the rfaD gene encoding ADP-glyceromanno-heptose 6-epimerase has protein sequence MIIVTGAAGFIASNLIKKLNSEGFNHIIAVDKFDNAEKNKNLEGLKIQEKIEREVFFEWLDKQNEKEIEFIFHLGARTDTTEFDLAILTKLNTDYTKEVWKRCIDMQIPLIYASSAATYGLGELGYDDDESKIPELKPLNPYGISKNEFDKWALKQDKKPFYWAGLKFFNVYGPREYHKGRMASVILHAYKQISETGKMKLFRSHNPEFKDGEQMRDFVFVDDVVNVMVWLMHHRKNSGIYNLGSGKARTFLDLVKAVFKSMNKQEDISFIDTPADIRDKYQYFTEAKMEKLKTIGYPYQFTDLESGVDAYIKEMKL, from the coding sequence ATGATAATAGTTACCGGAGCCGCTGGATTTATCGCATCAAACCTCATCAAAAAACTCAATTCTGAGGGTTTTAACCACATTATTGCGGTTGACAAATTTGATAATGCTGAAAAAAATAAAAATCTGGAAGGCTTAAAAATTCAAGAAAAAATCGAAAGGGAAGTGTTTTTTGAATGGCTAGATAAACAAAATGAAAAAGAAATTGAATTTATCTTTCATTTAGGTGCTAGAACAGATACTACAGAATTTGATTTAGCTATACTGACTAAACTCAATACCGATTACACTAAAGAAGTTTGGAAAAGATGTATCGATATGCAAATTCCATTAATTTATGCTAGCTCTGCAGCTACTTATGGACTTGGGGAACTAGGTTATGACGATGATGAAAGCAAAATCCCTGAATTAAAACCCCTTAATCCTTACGGTATTTCAAAAAATGAATTTGATAAATGGGCGCTTAAGCAAGATAAAAAACCATTTTACTGGGCAGGATTAAAGTTTTTCAATGTTTATGGCCCAAGGGAATATCATAAAGGCAGAATGGCCAGTGTGATTTTACATGCTTACAAGCAAATTTCTGAAACGGGTAAAATGAAATTATTCCGTTCTCATAATCCTGAATTTAAGGATGGGGAGCAAATGAGAGACTTTGTTTTTGTAGATGATGTGGTGAATGTGATGGTTTGGTTAATGCATCACCGAAAAAATTCCGGAATCTACAATCTGGGTAGTGGAAAAGCTCGTACTTTCTTAGACTTAGTGAAAGCCGTTTTTAAATCCATGAATAAACAAGAAGACATCAGTTTTATTGATACTCCTGCTGATATTCGTGATAAATATCAATATTTCACAGAGGCAAAAATGGAAAAATTAAAAACAATTGGCTACCCTTATCAATTTACTGATTTGGAAAGTGGTGTAGATGCTTATATCAAAGAAATGAAACTATAA
- the dnaX gene encoding DNA polymerase III subunit gamma/tau, with amino-acid sequence MENFVVSARKYRPKGFDEVVGQKHITTTLKNAIDNDHLAQSLLFCGPRGVGKTTCARILARLINDFEVDNMEGSSSLNIYELDAASNNSVDDVRNLIDKVRVPPQHGKYKVYIIDEVHMLSNAAFNAFLKTLEEPPSYAIFILATTEKHKVIPTILSRCQIYDFNRIKVSDISDHLKDIAEREGIEAEEAALHLIAQKADGALRDALSIFDLIVTFSPDNKITYQTTIDNLHILDYDYYFKVTDALNNEKIPQALLLFDEVLKNGFDGHNFINGLAAHFRDLLVCKDESTLQLLEVSEQVKAQYKQQAAEVSPSFILSGLQVLSQTDQSYKASKNQRLAVELALMKLAKINSAIDLAKQNDAVLKKKVS; translated from the coding sequence ATGGAAAATTTTGTTGTATCAGCAAGGAAATATAGACCAAAAGGTTTTGATGAGGTAGTAGGGCAGAAGCATATTACTACTACTTTAAAAAACGCAATTGACAACGATCATTTGGCGCAATCTCTTTTGTTTTGTGGGCCAAGAGGGGTTGGTAAAACTACTTGTGCTAGGATTTTAGCAAGGCTGATCAACGATTTTGAAGTAGATAACATGGAAGGTTCTTCCTCCCTTAATATCTATGAGCTGGATGCTGCTTCAAATAACTCTGTGGATGATGTTCGGAATCTTATTGACAAAGTAAGAGTACCGCCACAGCATGGAAAATACAAAGTCTATATCATAGATGAGGTTCACATGCTTTCGAATGCAGCCTTTAATGCTTTCTTAAAAACATTAGAGGAGCCACCTTCTTACGCTATTTTTATTTTAGCAACTACTGAAAAGCATAAAGTAATTCCGACTATTCTTTCAAGATGTCAGATTTATGATTTTAATAGAATAAAAGTTTCGGATATATCAGATCATTTAAAAGATATAGCAGAAAGGGAAGGGATAGAAGCAGAAGAAGCCGCTTTACACCTAATTGCTCAGAAAGCGGATGGTGCTTTGCGTGATGCGTTATCCATTTTTGATTTGATAGTTACTTTCTCTCCTGATAATAAAATTACCTATCAGACAACTATAGATAATCTCCATATTTTAGATTACGATTATTATTTTAAAGTAACAGATGCTTTAAATAATGAAAAAATACCTCAAGCTTTATTACTTTTTGATGAGGTCTTGAAAAATGGCTTTGATGGACATAATTTCATTAATGGACTTGCTGCCCATTTCAGAGATTTATTAGTTTGTAAAGACGAATCTACTTTACAGTTATTAGAAGTTTCAGAACAGGTGAAAGCACAATACAAGCAGCAAGCTGCTGAAGTTTCTCCTTCCTTTATACTTTCAGGTCTTCAAGTTTTAAGTCAAACGGATCAATCTTATAAGGCAAGTAAAAATCAAAGGTTGGCAGTTGAATTAGCATTGATGAAACTAGCCAAAATTAATAGTGCAATTGATTTGGCAAAACAGAATGATGCTGTTTTAAAAAAAAAAGTGAGCTAA
- a CDS encoding response regulator: protein MVTATKTVDLVMLVDDNDTDNFISKRIIEITEFAKYVEIKNSGKSALEYLEEHKEDPDKLPNIIFLDINMPIVDGFVFLYEFEKFSDIVKDKCKVIILSSSDNKRDIDKIVNNDHVIKFITKPLTENALNEIRSLDLY, encoded by the coding sequence ATGGTAACAGCTACAAAAACTGTTGATTTAGTGATGCTTGTTGATGATAATGATACTGACAATTTCATTAGCAAGCGAATCATTGAAATAACTGAGTTCGCAAAATACGTTGAAATCAAAAATTCGGGCAAGAGCGCCTTAGAATATTTGGAAGAGCACAAGGAGGATCCTGATAAGCTTCCTAATATTATATTTTTGGATATCAATATGCCAATTGTGGATGGTTTCGTATTTCTATATGAATTCGAAAAGTTCTCGGATATCGTAAAAGATAAATGTAAGGTTATCATCTTATCAAGTTCTGACAATAAAAGAGATATTGATAAGATTGTGAATAATGATCATGTAATTAAATTCATTACAAAACCTTTGACCGAGAATGCACTTAATGAAATCCGTTCTCTTGACCTATACTAG
- a CDS encoding DUF3078 domain-containing protein — protein sequence MKIITSILFLLILSSSVFAQNDSIPSDTTYWSKGAVLNLNFSQVNLTNWNGGGKSSISIAGLTNFNINYQKDKDAWDNRLDMAYGLLRQGDSEQPFVKTDDNIILTSRYSRQLRKRIFVSSILDFRTQFTEGLNEEGNQVISRFMAPGFLLANIGITYRYKKIFTATISPISSKTTFVTDDSLSAAGAYGVNPGETYRIQAGLNFSSSFQKDIWDNVNLSTNLNLFSDYEKIGNIDVNWETALNFKINKFLSASYSTQLIYDNDIKSKEIIVNETTGETRNVAGIQFKSVMNIGLNIKI from the coding sequence ATGAAGATTATTACCAGTATTTTATTCCTCCTAATCTTAAGTTCATCTGTTTTTGCACAAAATGATAGTATTCCATCTGATACTACTTATTGGAGTAAAGGTGCAGTGTTAAACCTAAATTTTTCTCAGGTTAACCTTACCAATTGGAATGGTGGTGGTAAAAGTTCAATTTCAATTGCTGGCTTAACAAACTTTAATATTAATTACCAAAAGGATAAAGATGCTTGGGACAATCGCCTTGACATGGCATATGGCTTATTAAGACAAGGGGATAGCGAACAGCCCTTTGTAAAAACTGATGATAATATTATTTTAACTTCTCGCTATAGCCGCCAATTAAGAAAAAGAATATTTGTATCCAGTATTTTGGATTTCAGAACGCAATTTACCGAAGGTTTAAATGAAGAAGGAAATCAAGTCATTTCACGCTTTATGGCTCCTGGATTTTTATTAGCCAATATTGGTATAACCTATCGTTATAAAAAGATATTTACGGCTACCATCTCTCCAATATCATCAAAAACAACTTTTGTAACAGATGACAGTTTGTCCGCTGCAGGTGCTTATGGGGTTAATCCGGGTGAAACTTATAGAATTCAGGCTGGTTTAAACTTTTCTTCTTCCTTTCAAAAGGACATATGGGATAACGTAAATCTATCTACAAACCTTAACTTATTTTCTGATTACGAAAAAATAGGAAATATTGACGTCAACTGGGAAACAGCTCTCAATTTTAAAATCAATAAATTCTTATCTGCTAGTTACAGTACTCAATTAATTTACGATAACGATATCAAATCAAAAGAAATCATTGTAAATGAAACTACAGGCGAGACCAGAAATGTAGCTGGTATCCAATTTAAAAGTGTAATGAACATTGGGCTTAACATAAAGATATAA
- a CDS encoding mechanosensitive ion channel family protein — protein sequence MFEQLDPELLDKIYTYAIEIGIALIKVILIFIVGRITIGYLMKGIKKAFKKSELEVSLVSFLSSFFRFVFYIALVLVIAQSIDIKIAAILGVLGAAGLAIGLALQGSLSNFAGGILILVTKPFRVDDIIEAKGYFGVVEKIDILHTYVRTFDNQVIVMPNGALANADVTNTTIKDTRRAELKVGVAYGSDISKVREIILDVVSRDERIHADPAPAVKFTNFGDSSLDLSVRVWTDTDNLWPVYWDNMEAINNEFVKQNIEVPFPQRDIHMRTK from the coding sequence ATGTTTGAACAATTAGATCCGGAATTATTAGATAAAATTTATACTTACGCTATCGAAATTGGAATAGCACTAATAAAGGTAATTCTCATATTTATTGTAGGGAGAATTACTATTGGTTACCTCATGAAGGGAATCAAGAAAGCTTTCAAGAAATCTGAATTGGAGGTATCCCTTGTATCTTTTTTAAGCTCTTTTTTTAGATTCGTCTTTTATATCGCTTTAGTATTGGTCATCGCTCAAAGCATTGATATTAAAATTGCTGCTATACTCGGTGTTTTAGGTGCAGCTGGTTTAGCGATCGGTTTAGCCTTACAGGGCAGTTTATCCAACTTTGCAGGGGGAATATTGATTTTAGTTACAAAACCGTTCAGAGTTGATGACATCATTGAAGCTAAGGGTTACTTTGGGGTTGTAGAGAAAATCGATATTCTTCATACTTATGTCAGAACATTTGATAATCAAGTGATTGTGATGCCAAACGGAGCATTAGCTAACGCAGATGTCACGAACACCACTATAAAAGACACTAGAAGAGCAGAATTAAAAGTGGGTGTAGCATATGGTTCTGATATCAGTAAAGTCAGAGAAATCATTTTAGATGTAGTATCAAGAGATGAAAGAATTCATGCTGATCCAGCGCCAGCAGTGAAATTCACTAATTTTGGAGATAGTTCATTAGATTTAAGTGTTAGGGTTTGGACTGATACTGATAATTTGTGGCCAGTATATTGGGATAATATGGAAGCTATTAACAACGAATTTGTTAAGCAAAATATTGAAGTTCCATTTCCGCAAAGAGATATTCATATGAGAACCAAATAA
- a CDS encoding 6-pyruvoyl trahydropterin synthase family protein encodes MVYVNRKEHFNAAHKLFNPNWSREKNEEVFGPCANENWHGHNFELIVTVKGEPDPDTGFVVDLKKLSNLIRSEVIDKVDHKNLNMDVPFLEGKMASCEVIIAEFWKILEPKVKQLQEGSSLHKLTLYETPRNFVEYYG; translated from the coding sequence ATGGTTTACGTTAATCGTAAAGAACATTTTAACGCAGCACACAAGCTATTTAATCCTAACTGGAGCCGAGAGAAAAACGAAGAAGTTTTTGGTCCTTGCGCCAATGAAAATTGGCATGGTCATAATTTCGAGTTGATTGTAACAGTGAAAGGAGAACCTGATCCTGACACAGGATTTGTGGTAGATTTGAAGAAGTTAAGTAACTTGATTAGATCTGAAGTGATTGATAAGGTGGATCATAAAAACCTTAACATGGATGTGCCTTTTCTGGAAGGAAAAATGGCAAGTTGCGAAGTAATTATAGCTGAATTTTGGAAAATTTTAGAACCGAAAGTAAAGCAATTGCAAGAAGGATCTAGTCTTCATAAGTTAACACTTTATGAAACTCCTAGAAACTTTGTGGAGTATTACGGCTGA